GAAGGAGAACGGGCCCATCCGTCCGCTCTTCCTTCCCGCTTATTCCGTTTCCAAAAACCGTTTCCGGTATTGGCTGGGAGAACATCCTTTGAGCTGTTTAAAGACCCGGTTGAAGCTTTGGATGCTGTCGAATCCCGATTGCAGCGCGATATCGATCACCGGCTCGGTGGTCGTTCCCAAGGAACGGGCGGCCCTGGCGATCCGGTAATGATGAAGGTACTGCAGAAACGTCATGCCGGTCGCATCTTTAAAAAACCGCGTGAAATGAAAGACGCTGAAGCCGGCGGCGGCGGCCGCTTCCGCCAGTTGGACGGGTTCGGCGTAATGGGCGGCGACAAACCGGAATACCAGCTCCAAACGTTCCAGCTGTTTCCAATGTTTATCGCTTTCCAGCCGGGAGTGACGCTCCAGGGGAACCCGCCGGATTAAACCGGTGTACAGATCACACAGCCGGGCCATCATCGCAATTTTGTAGCCGGCCTCCCGCGCGGTATATTCCCGGTCCAACGCCAGGATCTGCTCCTCCAAATCGCGATGGAGCGCCGCCGCTTCGCCAAAATCGAAGACGCCGGACGCCGGCCCCCGGATGAGCGGCACCTGCCAGCGGTATTCCTGAAACTCTGGCGAAATGCTCTCCAACATCGCCAGGTCGAAATGGATAATGATCTTGCGGATGGCGCCGGAGTGCGGCAGAAAGTAATGGACTTCGCCCTTGCCCGCCAGGAAGATGTCGCGGGAGCGCAGCGTGTAGATGCGGCTATTCAGGCCCATATCCACCATGCCTTCCAGGACATAGACGATCTCCAGCTCTTTGTGCCAGTGCGGCGGAAATTCGCTTTCGTCGTCGATGAACATGTTGAACGGAAATTGCTGATCCACCAAGTTCTTTTGTTGCGTCGCTTCCAAACGGTACCGCCCCATCGTTACGAATCGGAGCCCATAGGACCGGCACGGACCCGGACGCTCCCAAGTCCATTAAATCACAAATCCCGGCCGGTGTTAAGACTGAGGTTTCGCAGCGGCCAAACTCCCGATCCATTCGGTGGCCTTTAATACCTTGGCGAAGCGCGACGCCTGAGTCACCAGGATCGCCCGGTGCAGTTCCTCAGCGGTCACGCTGCCGGCCGAATTGGCGAAAGCCAGGGTCCCGGTGGCGTCAGCCAGGAATTCCACCCGGTAGCCCAGGTGAAAAGCCTGCCTGGACGCGGTATCGCAGCACATCTGGGTCATGTAGCCGCAGATCGTCACCGTGTCCGCCCCCTCGTCGCGCAGGATGGCTTCGAGGCCGGTTCCGGTAAAGCTGCCGGGCAGATGCTTCTCAATGCGGTAATTCACCGCTCTGGCCGCCAACTCCGGATGCAGCTCCCAGCCGGAGCTGCCTTTGCGGAAGGTGGCCGCCTGGGGATCCCTGGAAGTATGCTGTATGACGATCACCGGAATGTGGTTCGCCCGGGCCGCATCGACCGCTTGCAGAATATTGGCCAAACTTCCCTCGGGGTAGGTAACCAGCCGCTTTTCGCTAAAATACTCATTCTGGACATCGATCACCAACAAAGCGCGTTTCATCGACTGCTCGCTCCTTTTTCACTATTTTTCCGTTGGCTCCGGTGTTATACTTATTCTAACGGAAAAGGCGCTTGGACCGCCCAAGAATGCGGGAAGAAAGACTTGGCTGATGAAAGGATGGCCGGACCGATGCTTGATAAAACCGATCGGGAGATCATCGGGTGTCTGAAGGAAGATGCCAAGCTGCAGCTGCGGGAGATCGGCGAGCGGGTCCACCTGACCGGTCAGGCGGTGGCCAACCGGATCCAGCGGCTGGAGCGTCAGGGAATCATCAAGGGGTATACGGCGGTGCTGGACGAGAACAAGCTGGGGATGGGCATCACGGCATATATCACCGTCTTCATGAAGACCGCCGATCACCGCTCCTTGCAGCAATTCCTGCAAGCCAGCCCCGGCGTCAGCGAGGCCCACCGGATCAGCGGCGACGGCTGTTACCTGCTGAAAGCGGCGTTCGCTACGGAACAGGAGCTGAACCAGCTCCTCGATCAGCTCCTGCAATTCGGCAATTACCGGCTCAGTATCAGCATCGGGAAGATCAGATAATAGCTATTGGAAGATCCGGAGCGCCCGGGCCAGCGTCCCGGCGTCGCCGAACGAACCCGCCTTGGTGACGAGCGGCAGTCCCGCGAACGGGCCGCCCCGCAAACTGCCGAGGCAGACTCCGGGAGCAAGCTCGGCTCGGACCGCCAAGCCCCAGCCGTCCAGCGCCGCCACGGCGGCGGCCGCGATATCCCCGCCGCTCAGGTAGAACGCCTTGAATCGCCCGGTCTCCGCCAGCTTCCGGGCGACCGCTCCCAAGCCGGCGGCCAGCGCCGAGGCGTCCACCGCTCCCGGATCCAGCGCCGGGTCGGCATCCAGCCGGACCAGTACCCCCTTTTTGCCGGAAGCCAGCGCCTGCCCGGCCGCGGCGGCGATCCGCTCCGCCTCCGGCGGCCGCTTCCCGATGGCAGCGAGCGCAATCCGTTCCGCCTCGATCTCGGCCAGCCACGGCAGATCCGCCAGCGCCCGCTCCATCTGCAGCCGGGCGTTCCGGCTCTTGCTGCCGATTAGCGCCGCCACCGGTCCTACCAGATCCGCTTCAAAGGGAGTCGCCGGTGCCGGTCCGGGAAAGAGCCGGCGCGCCAGGGCCCCGGCCAATCCCGCCGTCCCGCAGGGCAGAATAGCGGCGGACGCCAGGCAGAGCCGGGCCAGCATATCGAGATGCTCCGCCCGGGTGGCGTCGGCCGCCACGATCCGGCAGCCGGCGGCGATCTGCTCATTCAAGGCCGCGGCCGCTCGCTCCGGTCCTCCATCGATCATGGCGAGCGGCAAGTAGCCCACCCGGTGGCGGCTGGCGGCAGCCAGCAAGGTGGGGAGGTGGGACTCCCGCACCGGCGTCACCGGGTCGGCCGCCATCTCCGTCTCATGCACCGGCACGCCGTTCAACAGCTGATAGCCGCCGGCGGTGATCCGCCCGTTCTCCGGCAGCGCCGGAGCCACCAGCGCCGTCCATCCCCTCCCCAATCCGTCCAACATCGCATCCAGCTCCGGACCGATATTGCCCCGCAGCGCCGAATCAATCTTCTTATAAAGCAGATCGCCGGCGGCCGGGCCCAACTGTTGCAGGGCGGCGCGAGTCAGCCGGTAAGCTTCCTCCCGGGGCACCCCCCGGGAATTGACGCTGAAGGCCACCGCCTGGCAGGAGTCCAGGCGCTCCTTGGGAAACAGCGGGTCGAAGAGCGTGAGCGACCGGGCCCCGGCCGCGGCGAAACGAACGATGCTGTCATTGGCCCCGGTAAAATCATCGGCGATGATCCAGACGGCCATCGTTTACGCTCCTTCGGCCAGCCCGGCCAGGCGGACCGCCAGGCGGATGGCATCGACCATGCTTTGGGCGCTGGCTGTACCCCGCCCCGCCTGGTCGAAAGCGGTGCCGTGATCCACCGAGGTCCGGATGATCGGCAGCCCCAGGGTGACATTGACCCCGGCGATGTTCATGCTTCCGCCGTCGCAGGTGAACCCGGCCAGTTTCAGCGGAATGTGTCCCTGATCGTGATACATGGCGATGGCGAAGTCGTAGATCCCGCTGCGCGCCTTGACGAAAACGGTGTCCGGCGGTACCGGCCCTTCCACCGCGATCCCCTCGGCGGCGGCCCGTTCGATGGCGGGGATGATCTCCCGCAGTTCCTCGTCGCCGAAGAGCCCGCCCTCGCCCGAGTGGGGATTCAATCCGGCCACGCCGATCCGGATCCGGGGCAATTTCAACTGTTGGCCGGCGGCGTAGGCCAGCTTGATCACCCGGTAAACCCGTTCCCGGGTGACCAGATCGCAGGCTTTCCGCAATGCCACATGGGTGGTGACGTGGACCACCCGGAATGAACCCTCTGCCAGCATCATGGCATAGTCGGCGGCGCCGGTGAGCCGGGCGAAGATCTCGGTATGGCCGCTGTAATGATGGCCGGCCTGATTGAGCGCGGCCTTATTGAGGGGCGCGGTCACTACCGCCGCCACCTTTTGCTCCAGCGCCAGCCCGATGGCTGATTCCAGATACTGATAGGCGGCCCGGCCGGCCAGAGGCGATATCTGACCGTAAGGAATCAAGGCCGGATCGGCATTCCCCAGATCCAACACTGTAATGCTCCCCGC
This is a stretch of genomic DNA from Hydrogenispora ethanolica. It encodes these proteins:
- a CDS encoding four-carbon acid sugar kinase family protein, with product MAVWIIADDFTGANDSIVRFAAAGARSLTLFDPLFPKERLDSCQAVAFSVNSRGVPREEAYRLTRAALQQLGPAAGDLLYKKIDSALRGNIGPELDAMLDGLGRGWTALVAPALPENGRITAGGYQLLNGVPVHETEMAADPVTPVRESHLPTLLAAASRHRVGYLPLAMIDGGPERAAAALNEQIAAGCRIVAADATRAEHLDMLARLCLASAAILPCGTAGLAGALARRLFPGPAPATPFEADLVGPVAALIGSKSRNARLQMERALADLPWLAEIEAERIALAAIGKRPPEAERIAAAAGQALASGKKGVLVRLDADPALDPGAVDASALAAGLGAVARKLAETGRFKAFYLSGGDIAAAAVAALDGWGLAVRAELAPGVCLGSLRGGPFAGLPLVTKAGSFGDAGTLARALRIFQ
- the pdxA gene encoding 4-hydroxythreonine-4-phosphate dehydrogenase PdxA; this translates as MKQQMKQQWIAVTMGDPAGVGAEVTVKALQELAGKLPAGLLVIGDSRFIRQAVAVCGLAMPVKSVAALDGVEPEAGSITVLDLGNADPALIPYGQISPLAGRAAYQYLESAIGLALEQKVAAVVTAPLNKAALNQAGHHYSGHTEIFARLTGAADYAMMLAEGSFRVVHVTTHVALRKACDLVTRERVYRVIKLAYAAGQQLKLPRIRIGVAGLNPHSGEGGLFGDEELREIIPAIERAAAEGIAVEGPVPPDTVFVKARSGIYDFAIAMYHDQGHIPLKLAGFTCDGGSMNIAGVNVTLGLPIIRTSVDHGTAFDQAGRGTASAQSMVDAIRLAVRLAGLAEGA
- a CDS encoding cysteine hydrolase family protein, translated to MKRALLVIDVQNEYFSEKRLVTYPEGSLANILQAVDAARANHIPVIVIQHTSRDPQAATFRKGSSGWELHPELAARAVNYRIEKHLPGSFTGTGLEAILRDEGADTVTICGYMTQMCCDTASRQAFHLGYRVEFLADATGTLAFANSAGSVTAEELHRAILVTQASRFAKVLKATEWIGSLAAAKPQS
- a CDS encoding Lrp/AsnC family transcriptional regulator — translated: MLDKTDREIIGCLKEDAKLQLREIGERVHLTGQAVANRIQRLERQGIIKGYTAVLDENKLGMGITAYITVFMKTADHRSLQQFLQASPGVSEAHRISGDGCYLLKAAFATEQELNQLLDQLLQFGNYRLSISIGKIR
- a CDS encoding helix-turn-helix transcriptional regulator, which encodes MEATQQKNLVDQQFPFNMFIDDESEFPPHWHKELEIVYVLEGMVDMGLNSRIYTLRSRDIFLAGKGEVHYFLPHSGAIRKIIIHFDLAMLESISPEFQEYRWQVPLIRGPASGVFDFGEAAALHRDLEEQILALDREYTAREAGYKIAMMARLCDLYTGLIRRVPLERHSRLESDKHWKQLERLELVFRFVAAHYAEPVQLAEAAAAAGFSVFHFTRFFKDATGMTFLQYLHHYRIARAARSLGTTTEPVIDIALQSGFDSIQSFNRVFKQLKGCSPSQYRKRFLETE